The Zobellia alginiliquefaciens genome contains a region encoding:
- a CDS encoding PorP/SprF family type IX secretion system membrane protein produces the protein MKFVKYIALTLLAALTFANVQAQEDDPVLLYSPASQNLLKFNRFLINPTFSTVQEDKSYINLLHRNQSVQFKDNDQTYFLSYSGRIGDKSGLGLSVYTQSVGAVSNIGALANYAYGIKLSDKSNFTFGANLAYYSTGLDQNSIDVIDINDYSLSGTEDSNVLSFQPGFNLSYGNIDFGVFAENLFDYNLKTSESLTDFADKTYSSHLQYTHRFDKSDGIMEGSRLIPIARVRMNGQNRLSSTDDAQDLSYGGGAILDLPKLGWLQAGYDSFYGASAGAGFNINKRLSLGYTMEKGFGTDFNNFGVTHEISFAYSFTPNLTEDRVMLEDDYEDALVENEEVDKNDLVDNEEIEELKRKLAENDAIIQELMFRQDSIENDRQKDLERRFNMVMSMVRNETNGDRPDLEDRAERLFMGTNDRPAVADNSTENSNIIPNSTSETINSTTNTGTTTLAQNTPKQPRPTVAKDKIQNTKNTNVTTTTATSKIADRGTVKSRKFKNLENVKDGYYVVANVYKGGQYMDKFMNKLNNEGFSSDYVDNPNNGLKYVYLQRYDTWDEAVAAHNSSMNGAYDGPLWIMDVDNRYTNEAYASNVDKLKEKSAKYDTDVLRTNTVVKDQMVSNELDPKTHKIDGIGSGYYIIANVFANPKNANRFVKLLNSYGLNASYFINPENNWRYVYLKRHQSWNNALLSYYTNLNDAYNDKMWIMRVRPNLLA, from the coding sequence ATGAAATTTGTAAAATACATAGCGCTTACATTACTGGCCGCCCTTACGTTTGCAAACGTTCAGGCGCAAGAAGATGACCCAGTTTTGTTATATAGTCCTGCGTCACAAAATTTATTGAAATTCAATAGATTTTTGATCAACCCTACGTTTTCTACAGTTCAGGAAGACAAGTCATACATTAACCTTTTACACAGAAACCAATCGGTACAATTTAAGGATAATGACCAAACCTACTTCTTAAGTTATAGTGGTAGAATTGGTGACAAAAGTGGTTTGGGGCTTAGTGTGTATACGCAAAGTGTAGGTGCGGTATCTAATATTGGAGCTTTAGCTAACTATGCATATGGCATAAAATTAAGCGATAAGAGCAACTTTACCTTCGGTGCTAACTTAGCATACTATAGCACCGGTCTTGATCAGAATAGTATTGATGTTATTGATATTAACGATTATAGCTTAAGCGGAACGGAAGACAGTAATGTTCTTTCATTTCAGCCTGGGTTCAACCTTTCTTATGGTAACATTGATTTTGGTGTATTCGCAGAAAATTTATTCGATTATAATCTCAAAACGAGTGAATCTCTAACAGATTTTGCAGATAAAACCTATTCAAGTCATTTACAATATACCCATCGGTTTGATAAAAGCGATGGTATTATGGAGGGCAGTCGTTTAATACCTATTGCAAGAGTTCGAATGAACGGACAGAACCGACTATCTTCTACGGATGATGCCCAAGATTTATCTTATGGTGGTGGAGCTATACTAGACTTACCAAAACTTGGCTGGTTACAAGCCGGGTATGATAGTTTTTATGGGGCTTCTGCAGGTGCCGGTTTCAATATAAACAAAAGGCTTTCCCTAGGGTATACCATGGAAAAAGGCTTTGGAACCGACTTTAATAATTTTGGTGTTACCCATGAAATATCATTTGCGTACTCCTTTACTCCCAATCTTACCGAAGATCGCGTGATGTTAGAGGATGATTATGAAGATGCTTTGGTTGAAAATGAGGAAGTAGATAAGAATGATTTAGTTGATAACGAGGAAATAGAAGAGCTTAAACGTAAACTAGCAGAAAACGATGCTATTATTCAAGAGCTGATGTTCCGCCAAGACTCCATAGAAAACGATCGCCAAAAAGATTTGGAACGTCGCTTTAATATGGTAATGAGCATGGTTCGTAATGAAACCAACGGTGATAGACCTGATTTAGAGGACCGTGCCGAAAGGTTGTTCATGGGAACTAACGACCGTCCTGCAGTAGCTGACAATAGTACCGAAAACAGTAATATTATACCAAACAGTACATCCGAAACAATCAATTCCACAACAAATACAGGAACAACAACCTTAGCCCAAAATACACCAAAGCAACCCAGACCTACAGTTGCAAAGGATAAAATACAGAATACAAAAAATACAAATGTTACAACAACAACTGCTACTTCCAAAATTGCCGATAGAGGCACTGTTAAAAGTAGAAAATTCAAAAACCTAGAAAACGTTAAAGATGGGTACTATGTAGTTGCCAATGTATATAAAGGTGGCCAGTACATGGACAAATTTATGAACAAACTCAACAACGAAGGATTTTCTTCGGACTATGTAGACAACCCAAATAATGGACTAAAATATGTGTATTTACAACGTTATGATACTTGGGATGAAGCAGTAGCTGCTCATAACAGTAGTATGAACGGTGCTTATGATGGTCCACTTTGGATCATGGATGTTGATAACCGCTATACCAATGAAGCGTATGCATCTAATGTTGATAAATTAAAAGAGAAATCGGCCAAGTATGATACAGATGTACTACGTACCAACACGGTAGTAAAAGACCAAATGGTATCTAACGAGTTAGATCCTAAAACACATAAGATTGATGGTATCGGTTCTGGCTACTATATCATAGCTAATGTATTTGCCAACCCTAAAAACGCAAATCGTTTTGTAAAACTTTTAAATTCTTATGGGCTTAATGCCAGTTACTTTATAAACCCCGAAAACAACTGGAGGTATGTATACCTAAAAAGACACCAGTCTTGGAACAACGCCCTCCTATCCTACTACACCAACCTAAATGATGCGTACAACGACAAAATGTGGATTATGCGCGTCAGACCTAATCTACTGGCATAA
- a CDS encoding gliding motility-associated C-terminal domain-containing protein: MRQKRINIPRTILTALLVLLTTQISAQIALQAPMPADNPNLSGTNTWPRACADSDFNEFFVSIEWAGAANSDNEFILELSDANGSFANPLELSTVTDQNSNPEFTTSFSLPTNTRGANYMMRVKSTSPASTSPASPGYSMYFLGFDTNLHMSPNGDGTTPGSVQACGSTQITLTVDNIPPSELNTYQYAWYRSGTKLSETGPSILTDGAGEYFAFIDYGDCTGSANTESNHIVVNSGTSTGIAINTPATTALCAGDTVAPLEANVQNGSYIYTWYKDGSEVQASQTGGFTYTIDTNDPAFVGDYTVRVQGSGICTETSAAVTITNAGAFTVTRNNNANLVVLPSQTQTLSVTTSANTPTYEWFRNGTPIPSSNNSSLTVSQAGTYHAAVTQTGGTCASTTINSENTEVVAPTAFRTEISYVTSYESCISTSIALSAEKIYAVLGDVSEVDVTADVASSFNYQWQKDGTNVTGETSQSVSLTNSDENGAYTVNTELGGMTSTSNQLPVQLASETLTISSTSTVYCSSSDVITLSTTTDLSSETFDWERNGEAINSSNSSLSITQEGTYRLVVRKGSCSQISNEINITPLDPDLITLDIDGDVIFPEGSSKTVNATGGTAYRWLNANNIEISSSSSATFTTEGNYLLIANIDNCEISKPITVTYLDLFNIPNVITPNGDGANDQWIIPNSYSNKSDVRVIIYNASGAEVLNSTNYQNNWPESSMSFAKQNMVFYYVIKNDSETLKQGTVTVIR, translated from the coding sequence ATGAGACAGAAAAGAATTAACATTCCGCGAACAATTTTGACGGCACTACTTGTGCTCCTCACAACCCAAATCTCTGCACAGATTGCTCTACAGGCTCCTATGCCAGCAGACAACCCAAACTTATCAGGAACAAATACCTGGCCAAGGGCATGTGCCGATTCTGACTTCAACGAATTTTTCGTGTCCATTGAATGGGCAGGAGCAGCAAATTCAGACAATGAATTTATTCTAGAATTATCTGATGCCAATGGATCATTTGCCAACCCATTAGAACTATCCACGGTAACAGACCAAAACAGCAATCCAGAATTCACAACAAGCTTTAGTCTTCCCACAAATACCAGAGGGGCCAACTATATGATGCGTGTTAAAAGTACAAGTCCAGCATCAACCAGTCCAGCATCACCAGGATATTCAATGTATTTTTTAGGCTTTGATACCAACCTACATATGAGCCCTAACGGAGATGGAACTACACCAGGAAGTGTTCAAGCTTGTGGAAGTACACAAATCACCTTAACCGTTGATAATATTCCTCCTTCCGAGTTAAATACCTATCAGTATGCTTGGTATAGAAGTGGAACCAAACTTTCCGAAACAGGTCCATCCATACTAACTGATGGCGCTGGAGAATATTTTGCCTTTATAGATTACGGTGACTGTACAGGATCGGCAAATACGGAGTCCAATCATATTGTGGTAAATTCTGGTACCAGTACAGGTATTGCCATTAACACCCCAGCGACCACAGCACTATGTGCCGGTGATACCGTAGCCCCTTTAGAGGCAAATGTTCAAAATGGTAGTTATATATATACATGGTATAAAGATGGTAGTGAAGTACAAGCTTCCCAAACAGGTGGCTTTACCTATACTATTGATACCAACGATCCTGCTTTTGTAGGCGATTATACCGTTAGAGTACAGGGATCAGGGATCTGTACAGAAACTTCCGCTGCGGTTACAATTACCAACGCAGGTGCATTTACGGTTACAAGAAACAACAACGCCAATCTTGTAGTGCTTCCATCACAGACCCAAACTTTGAGTGTTACTACCAGTGCAAATACACCTACTTATGAATGGTTTAGAAATGGAACTCCAATACCAAGTTCAAACAATTCATCCTTAACGGTTAGTCAAGCAGGCACTTATCATGCTGCAGTTACACAAACAGGCGGTACTTGTGCATCTACAACAATTAATTCTGAAAATACAGAGGTTGTTGCACCAACAGCATTTAGAACAGAAATCTCGTATGTAACCTCTTATGAATCATGTATCAGTACGAGCATTGCCCTGAGCGCAGAAAAAATATATGCCGTTCTAGGAGATGTATCAGAAGTTGATGTAACAGCAGATGTTGCTTCTTCTTTCAATTATCAATGGCAAAAAGATGGTACGAATGTAACCGGAGAAACTTCTCAATCTGTTAGTTTAACCAATAGCGATGAAAACGGAGCATATACTGTTAATACAGAACTAGGTGGTATGACGTCTACCTCAAACCAATTACCAGTACAATTAGCAAGTGAAACCTTAACTATTAGTAGTACAAGCACAGTATATTGCAGTTCTTCTGATGTTATAACCTTATCTACTACAACCGATTTGTCATCTGAAACTTTTGACTGGGAGCGTAATGGTGAGGCCATAAACTCTTCAAATTCGTCTTTATCAATTACCCAAGAAGGCACCTATCGTTTAGTAGTTAGAAAAGGTAGCTGTTCCCAAATATCCAATGAAATAAATATAACACCATTAGATCCAGATCTAATTACCTTGGATATTGATGGCGATGTTATTTTCCCAGAAGGAAGTTCCAAAACCGTGAACGCAACTGGAGGTACCGCATACAGGTGGTTAAATGCTAATAATATTGAAATTAGTAGCTCTTCATCTGCAACGTTTACTACAGAAGGTAACTATCTGTTGATTGCGAATATTGACAACTGTGAAATTAGCAAGCCAATAACGGTGACCTACTTAGACTTGTTTAATATACCTAACGTTATTACTCCTAACGGTGATGGCGCTAACGACCAATGGATTATACCTAATTCATATTCCAATAAATCTGACGTACGTGTTATTATATATAATGCAAGTGGTGCAGAAGTACTTAATTCAACCAACTACCAAAATAACTGGCCAGAGTCCTCAATGAGCTTCGCTAAGCAAAACATGGTTTTCTACTATGTAATTAAAAACGATAGCGAGACATTAAAGCAAGGTACCGTAACAGTTATCAGATAA